From the genome of Penaeus monodon isolate SGIC_2016 chromosome 16, NSTDA_Pmon_1, whole genome shotgun sequence, one region includes:
- the LOC119582587 gene encoding caseinolytic peptidase B protein homolog, with the protein MRKLKLFVYLRGAISFQSKQCTKNIQSFHLARPEIMQCSRSFIPRRNLLFPSTRTTNHVLELKEVPLSVMCWQAFQRSRHEGKGHWRSRWKSRGMDAPLPATLGLVTAFCWDMNREKNVNEREFLLAAMVGNIPRMEEYLKKGVDVNCRHPYGWTAIHSAAANSRPEAVRFLLKNGADPNMADTFSNIYQVARENRTSPVSVEAIREGEFCTLFNHSRMFRGCTALHYAVLANDPESIQILLDAGANPMLENEYRFKPEDYSRDIGMRTMMQRHSEKYIAKQKKEEMEERRKFPLEQRIKQRIIGQEGAIATVAGAIRRKENGWYDEEHPLVFLFLGSSGIGKTELAKQVAEYLHKGKKSSFIRIDMSEYQQRHEVAKFIGSPPGYVGHDDGGQLTKKLRECPNAVVLFDEVEKAHPDVLTILLQLFDEGRLTDGKGKTIECKDAIFIMTSNLASDEIAEYGIQLREEADKISKTRYEGQPEDLEITETITVSRRFKEKIVRPILKSHFQRDEFLGRINEIVYFLPFSRSELLKLVRMELEKWVKQAREKHSIEMKWDPMVLDVLADGYNVYYGARSIKHEVERRLVNQLALAYESGLVTPGCTVYIYTDIPSTEEEKAKLQDSPAPIKIRVRSKDADSFTEVDPNSALKAQDKEK; encoded by the exons ATGAGAAAATTAAAACTCTTTGTGTACTTGAGAGGCGCGATCTCATTTCAAAGCAAACAATGCACGAAAAATATCCAGTCTTTCCACTTAGCGAGGCCAGAAATTATGCAATGTTCCAGGTCTTTCATCCCGAGGAGGAACTTGCTCTTCCCATCCACAAGAACTACGAATCATGTCCTGGAATTAAAGGAAGTGCCCTTAAGCGTAATGTGCTGGCAAGCTTTTCAGCGGAGTAGACACGAGGGTAAAGGTCACTGGAGATCAAGATGGAAATCCCGAGGAATGGACGCCCCACTGCCGGCCACGCTAGGACTCGTCACAGCCTTCTGCTGGGACATGAACAGAGAGAAGAACGTTAATGAACGCGAGTTCCTCCTGGCTGCAATGGTTGGGAATATTCCTAGGATGGAG GAATACCTAAAGAAAGGTGTGGATGTAAATTGTCGTCACCCATATGGTTGGACAGCAATTCATTCAGCCGCTGCTAATAGTCGTCCAGAAGCTGTGAGATTCTTACTTAAAAATGGGGCAGATCCAAACATGGCAGAcactttttcaaatatatatcag GTTGCACGTGAAAACAGAACATCACCTGTAAGTGTTGAAGCGATAAGAGAGGGTGAGTTTTGTACATTGTTCAACCATAGTCGTATGTTCCGTGGGTGTACGGCTCTTCACTATGCTGTACTTGCCAATGACCCAGAGAGTATTCAGATATTACTAGATGCTGGTGCAAACCCAATGCTTGAAAATGAATATCGTTTCAAACCAGAAGATTACTCAAGAGATATTGGAATGAGGACAATGATGCAGAGGCATTCTGAAAAATACATTGCcaagcaaaaaaaggaagaaatggaagaacgAAGGAAATTCCCCCTTGAACAAAGAATCAAACAGAGAATAATTGGCCAAGAGGGAGCCATAGCAACGGTTGCAGGAGCTataaggaggaaagaaaatggtTGGTACGATGAAGAACATCCGCTTGTGTTCCTCTTCCTTGGTTCCTCAGGAATAGGTAAGACAGAGCTGGCCAAGCAGGTGGCTGAATATCTACACAAGGGAAAGAAGTCATCTTTCATTCGCATTGACATGTCAGAGTACCAGCAGAGGCATGAAGTGGCCAAGTTCATTGGTTCACCCCCTGGATATGTTGGGCATGATGATGGAGGGCAGCTAACCAAGAAGCTGAGAGAGTGCCCCAATGCTGTGGTTTTATTTGATGAAGTAGAAAAGGCACATCCTGACGTTCTTACCATTCTGCTGCAGCTGTTCGATGAAGGCAGACTAacagatggaaaaggaaagactATTGAGTGTAAG GATGCAATCTTCATCATGACATCAAACCTTGCAAGTGATGAGATTGCTGAATATGGAATACAGCTAAGAGAAGAAGCTGATAAAATCAGCAAGACTAGATATGAAGGACAACCTGAAGATCTTGAAATTACTGAGACTATCACTGTATCACGGAG GTTCAAAGAGAAGATTGTTCGTCCTATTTTGAAGAGTCATTTCCAGAGAGATGAGTTTCTGGGGAGAATAAATGAAATAGTTTATTTCTTGCCATTTTCAAGATCAGAACTTTTGAAGCTTGTGAGGATGGAACTTGAAAAATGGGTCAAACAG GCTCGTGAGAAGCATAGCATTGAGATGAAGTGGGATCCCATGGTTTTAGATGTCTTGGCTGATGGCTATAATGTTTACTATGGGGCACGTTCTATTAAACATGAG GTTGAACGTCGCCTGGTTAATCAGCTCGCCCTAGCCTATGAAAGTGGTCTTGTGACACCTGGGTGCACAGTGTACATCTACACAGATATTCCTTCCACCGAAGAAGAAAAAGCCAAGCTACAGGATTCTCCAGCACCCATCAAAATACGTGTTAGATCGAAAGATGCAGACAGTTTCACAGAAGTAGACCCGAACTCGGCTTTGAAAGCACAGGATAAAGAGAAGTAA
- the LOC119582586 gene encoding alpha-N-acetylgalactosaminidase-like, which produces MSGGVATILLGALAMSVGVQALENGLARTPPMGWLAWERFRCNTDCENDPHNCISEQLFMTMADLLVSRGYSSLGYNVVSLDDCWPEHERDEQGRLQPDSKRFPSGIPALADYMHKKGLYFGIYEDYGNYTCGGYPGILGHLKTDADTFAEWGVDYVKLDGCYADPKDMDEGYPDFGHFLNVTGRPMVYSCSWPDYQLASGMTPNWTSIIATCNLWRNFDDIQDSWASVASIINYYGDNQDDIAVNAGPGHWNDPDMLIIGNYGLSYEQSKAQMAMWAIFAAPLLMSVDLRSIDPKYEAILQNKDVIAVNQDPLGIQGRRISKENNIEMWTRPISPSHGDDHSYAVAVLSQRTDGTPTAVTLTLKSLGLTSADGYHVTDLFDNYSLGVVHPDDEVKVHVNPTGVVLLRCVLASAL; this is translated from the exons ATGTCAGGAGGAGTGGCAACAATATTATTGGGCGCGCTGGCCATGAGCGTGGGCGTGCAGGCACTGGAGAATGGATTGGCTCGCACCCCGCCCATGGGCTGGCTGGCGTGGGAGAGGTTCAGGTGCAACACAGACTGCGAAAACGACCCCCATAACTGCATCAG TGAGCAGTTGTTCATGACCATGGCTGACCTCCTGGTTAGCAGAGGCTACTCCAGCCTGGGCTACAACGTCGTGTCCCTCGACGACTGCTGGCCTGAGCACGAGCGCGACGAGCAGGGCAGGCTGCAGCCCGACAGCAAGCGCTTCCCGTCAGGAATCCCTGCCCTGGCCGACTAC ATGCACAAGAAAGGGCTCTATTTCGGAATCTACGAGGACTATGGCAACTACACTTGCGGAGGATACCCAGGCATCCTCGGCCACCTGAAGACGGATGCGGATACGTTCGCAGAGTGGGGCGTCGATTACGTCAAGCTAGACGGATGCTACGCTGACCCGAAGGACATGGATGAAG GTTACCCAGACTTCGGCCATTTCCTCAACGTGACCGGCCGACCCATGGTCTACTCGTGTTCGTGGCCAGATTACCAGCTGGCGTCTGGCATGACT CCCAACTGGACGTCCATCATCGCGACCTGCAACCTCTGGAGGAACTTCGACGACATCCAGGACTCGTGGGCCTCCGTGGCCAGCATCATCAACTACTACGGCGACAACCAGGACGACATTGCGGTCAACGCCGGCCCTGGCCACTGGAACGACCCCGACATG CTCATCATCGGCAACTACGGCCTGAGCTACGAGCAGTCCAAGGCGCAGATGGCGATGTGGGCGATCTTCGCGGCGCCGCTCCTCATGTCGGTCGACCTGCGCAGCATCGACCCCAAGTACGAGGCCATCCTGCAGAACAAGGACGTCATCGCCGTCAACCAGGACCCGCTGGGTATCCAGGGCAGGAGGATCAGCAAG GAGAACAACATCGAGATGTGGACGCGGCCCATCAGCCCCTCCCACGGGGACGACCACTCCTACGCCGTGGCCGTCCTCAGCCAGCGCACCGACGGCACTCCGACCGCC GTGACGCTGACTCTGAAATCCCTCGGCCTGACGTCGGCCGACGGCTACCACGTGACCGACCTCTTCGATAACTACAGCCTCGGCGTCGTGCATCCCGACGACGAGGTGAAGGTGCACGTCAACCCCACCGGCGTCGTGCTGCTCAGGTGCGTGCTGGCGTCGGCTTTGTGA